TGGAATGTATGTCTagatctaataaaatacatggACTCTCTCAGAATAACATGTTATTCTACTTTATACTAGCTAGCATGCATCTCCTTTCAAGAATTTACTCTATAACTGTATTCGTAATTGTGCTGATTCGGTGCAGAGTAGTTTCAAGGACTTCTGAACTATTTctaaattgattttcttaaaatgGTTATGCAGCTTCAAGGAACTCAAGAATGGTGAATGCTTTAGCGATGACTCCGCTTCAAGAAGGACATGTCTCCTATCCATGGGAGAAGAGAATGCAGGAGATGCTTTCAGTTCCAAATTCAAGTTTTTTCCTCTCTGTGCTTTTCCTCCCAAAATCTTCAGATGCCAATCCTTCGCGCTACAATGATCTGGATGACACTCTGGCTAGAGCAAATACGTGGCTTTCTGCCTCTCAGGCATCAGGTGTCCCTGTTGTATTCATGAACATCCAAACTGAATCTTTACTTACCAAGGTAAACCACTATAAAACCagtttttcttgttttaagaCTTGATGTTCATTATTTAGCCATGAATGTGGCACTATAAGTAGACAAGTTTTTATGCGTTTTGGGAAACACAGATCTCTGGAGACACGGCTTCTTCTACTGTAAACGCTGGTTCACTTTCTGATTTGTCAAATCTTGCTAATGCAAGTTTATATGGCTTTGAGGATTACCATGGAGTGGACATTGGTGTAGTCCGAGCAGTTCGTTTATGGTATTCTCCATCTGAAGGGGAAATACCATTTGAAATCATGATCGAGGAGAGTGACACAAAACTCGGCTTTGCAATTAGTCGCACAGAAGAGGTCAGTGCCGAATCTTTCCATTAATCGTACAGATAATAAATGCATTTTAAATCCAATTACAAGTGATAATTAATCACAGTCTACTGGAAAACATTTAGCTGAACCTAACATTTCTAAAACTTCCCCTTATTATCTGGTTTTCCAATTCACAGGGATTCATCTACATTTCTTCTGTATCAGAAGATGTAGATAACGCACCTTCAACACGATCAGGCCTCAGTAATATGTATAGAGAAGCAAGCCAAGCGAACAAACTATTAGCAATTTCaagaataaataatcaaaaagtgCTGCCTTGGATAGTGTCTGCAACAGGCGCTATCAGATGCTTTGACACTGTTTCTCTTAGTCAGAAATTCTCATTGCATCGACATGCAAAAGTGCCTATACTCATTCACCTCTTCTTGTGGGATCGAACAAGTACTTCCCTGACCGAAGTCAGGACCACAGGTCCAGTACTGGTGACTGAAGATTCAAATGAGAGCACAGACGACAGCACTGAAGGATCAGATGGCGTACTAAACAGAGAGACTTCTGCAGGATCCTCTTTCCGATTCCATAATTTTACAGTTCCATATAACTGGGTTTGATTTTTCTCATCATTTTACTAGATTTGTTGACATCTGTTATGGCTagaaattactttaaatatatacatgtacGTTAAAAAATATTGAGCAGAATTCTTTTTATTAAGATCTGATTTGCATGCATTGCAAAGCCCTATATATAGCCTATTTAAACAATAATTTTCTCTGCTCTCGACTCGTCaatataaaaatgtttaaaTCTGATATAAGTATAAAGATAACAGCAGGAAAATCATTGAAAGAGCCAAGAAGAATGAGCATAATATGACAATGTTTGAAGGTTCTGCAATCTGCATAAAGGACATCTTGCATTATCTAACAAAACACCTTCATGAAACAAATTCAGAGCAACCAAAATTGCATCATGTAAAAAAGCCAGATGCTTTAATCTTGTTAGGCACTTAATCTACCAAACAAAATCCCTGTTTTAAAAGACTGCATATGGCCATGGGAATGCTAAGAATTTCTCTCCTATCTTCACCCCGAAGTAAAGCTTCTATTGTATCAACATTCCAAATACCAGTAGACAGATTTATTAGTTTGGAAACTTAGATATTACCTCCAATAATAAGTTCTTGAATTTAACATTTCAAATTTGAAGCAGattattaataatatgaaaGGACAGGCTTACGCAACTTTAAAAATGTCTATAACAATTAGTAATAccagaacatatatatatacatatagatgaatatcaatataaaaagaataacgACGACAAATAAAGATTAAATCAATTGAAAGATGTAATTCAAATAGACAGAACATCGTAGATCGACTTCATCGATGTCGAGCCTATGGCTCGACGATAAGGAAGCTCCGCATACCCTTGTTTCAAATGAAAATGATGAACCACATTAACCAAAGAATCATCCACCTGagtctaataaaataatagactTGTGACGATTCTCCATGGTTTTCCTACAATTGTAACCTTGTAATACGTCTTTAAGACGGATGAGACTTCTGACCAGAAGGCCCGAATTCACTTCTATTCACATTATTTTCTGGACATGTGATTCATAAATGAACTATGCTTTTTTTAAGTAAAAGCAATTTATTAGAAACAAAGAGTCCCAAGCTTTGGTTGGAGAAGACCAGACACCTGCTTTGGCTTCGACTCAACCAAGATTGCGAACGGAAAAGAGTGAGATTAGATGAAATCTTTCAGTTCGGGAGTTCTTAAATCAACGTGGATAAAAAAAACTACACATATATACAATTAAAACAAACCGagtcaaattatatatagttcAGAATGAGACCTATTCGAAAAATCATGTTTACAACTTTGTGAAGAGAGACTGGAGTGTGGAGAGAGTCAACCAAAGTCTGTACCTCCTAAACTTCGAGTGTACTTTAACATGAGCTGTCTATGTCTTTTGTTATTctatattccctccgtcccattttaactgcttttgactttttttacacgtattttaagatgttaaaaaaatcacatctacacataattattctttataaaatttatatcaaataaaagtttagaatctatacttttatttgatataagaatttagtttttttattgGGTGTAGATATAGTTTTTttacaccttaaaatacgtgttaaaaagtcaaacatcagcagttaaaatgggacagaggtaGTACTACTTAAAATGGGTGTAACATGGATAAAGTGGTGGAAACAATcgaagttaaaattttatattattaaattttattatttttggaatgtatataaTTAGTGAGATGTCCAAATGAGATTTTATAGAATTCAATTCGACGAAGAGATAtgtcttttgatatttcaaagGAGAAAGACGAAACTGttcaaaaatttaagaaaagaaatataGTTGAAATCATAACGAAGTATAGTCTCGAATCCAAGTATGAAACAGGGCATGATACAAAATCATATTTACAGACTCCACATAATGcattttacatttaaaaatcatatatttttcaaaagaagcAATCTAAACAATAACAAAAGAAGTAAATCACCCAAGGCAAGTCATCTACATTAATAAACTATATTCATTTTTGCCTGCACAACACCACTATTTTTGGAGAATGTACCATACAAACAGGGCATTTTGATCTGCTCCACACCCTTATTAAGGTCACATGGTTCTGAAAGAGAATAGCTTGATGCTAATGAAAATTAAAACCCCTAAGCCTACCCCCTACGAAGACATTCAACCTCGGTGCCTTAGCTCGTTTCTGCATAATCCTAAAGATCAAACTTCCAAGCAGTTCTAACACCTTTGAGACCTGCCAGCAAATCACCTGAGATGCTGGAGAACAACTTGCAGGACATCCTCAATCTAGGACTTAAATGAACTCTAAAAATTCCACTTTATATTTGCTCAGCAACATAATGGTCCTCTCCCTTGCATGACTGCCTCCTTTGAGATATCATCATTATGGACGATTGCTGCAATAATCAAACAAGAAAACTTGATGGCTTCTTCATTAGTAATTCAATAATTTACGATACAGTACCAGTAAAAAAGAGGAACTATCTTCTCttacataataatattttaatttcaactaGAGAGGTTTCTCAACACCTTTGCATCTCACTGGATTGATCTTTTGTTTCGTTTGATGCACTTATTAATATTACTATTTCAAAAATGCCTTGGCTATATATGATTCTTTTGATTGGGTAGCACATGCTGGAAGCAAGTGCTTAAGCCTAATtctgtttttcatgtaaaataTCTAAGAAGTGGATGATACAACAAAATTACTgcaattttcaagatattaatagCAGGTCACAACAACACTAATCTCAGTTTAGTTGGAAAGGATGAAATGGAAAAAAAGAGGAGAAAATTATGCAAGAGAACAAAAAACATGAAAGATTGAAAATTTTCTGTTAAAGAGGTTTTGTGTAAAAATTAGTATGAAGGATTATGATTATTTCTTGTAAAATTGGTAGGTTACTTAATGGAGGATAATATATAAGTATAGATATCTACTTATAAAATAGTACAAATTTTATTCCATTCCCTCCTATTTTCGTTTCTGCCAACCAAACAGAGTATCAATGCATTCATTATTCAAGTAGCCTCACTATTTTGATCTTTGCCTACTCCTAAAAGCATAGTGTATATGAATTAAGCATCAAGATTTTCTTGAATTTGCGTTGAACTAAAAGAACACATATGCAGTTTAAAGAATCAAAACGAATATAGGCACTATCCATTCAAGCCCTCTCTAAAGTTCATGTGTATGTACAACCATAATATTTAGGATTAGACGGGCCACAAAATTAACATGTAGAATCTCTTTGCTTTTAGCCTATCCCCTCTTGGTAGTAAGAAGTCTGGGATTCAAACCTCAGTGGAGGCCTCttggtggtaagaggtctagGGTTGAAACCTCAGTGGAGCAAGATGAAATCTCAGTGGAGCAAGGGTTTAATGTCGAAGAGTATCAAAAATTTTGTGTAATTTGAAGATAAAACAGATGTATAGAGTATCCAAGTATTTTGATTTCAAAATGATAGATGTATGACCttttctcaaaaatattaattcatcACCAAGTCAGGGTTTTCACTTATTCATTGGCAGGTTCAAACCCTTGTAAGCACATATTTGCTTAGCTTCTGGTGGTTGCCTCTTATGTTTTCTACTCGATTTGTATAAACTATAAATCAGCAAACTATCGCATGGGTATAGGGACACAATTATTTTAATGCAAATGACATGATGAAACAGAGTGACAATTTGTTATAATACTGTACCACAGCAAAAtgttaaaaagaaaacaaaaaaactgAAGATAGTGATAACTCGTCaagtatataaaaaagaaaccTTGGTTCCAGCTACAATAGTCCCGTTAAGAGGGTGAATGGAACATGCTGTAACACTTTCAGATGTTGGGACAAATTTATTTTGCCTATGCTGGATATTTGCTTCTTCAACATTGTCTTTATTATCACTGCAGAAACAATAGATATGTAAAAGCATATTTCTTAACCAATAAATCTCATCATCCTTCCAtgacccaaaaaaaaaaaaacaaaaactcatcatCCTTCAggacgtgtgtgtgtgtgggtgcACGCGCATTTTCAAGTCTTgacattatattcaaaaaaacatGTGAACTATTACAACCCCGATGTTGGATATGCAAAAAGCAATATTAAAAGAGAATGAGATCGGTTTCCTTGGACTAAATTAAGAAGGTGCCGGCGGACACAGCTATAAGCTTGATTACTTACTCAAAGTCCACATGACAAGGAGAGCTTGAGTCTGGAAAGAAATCTAAAATATTGATTCCGTTGCTGGATGATGATCCAACTGCGTATATCTGCAAGAACACGTCACAGAAAAGATCTATTGTTGGCTGGACTGTCTATAACAAAGCAAGATAATCACTATACTTTGTGTAGTaagcaaaatttattattgtgAAAAGTACATTCAAACTAAAGAGCTAGATCAAGTTTGGAAGCCTGGCAACagtatttacaaaaatacaatTTCAACTAGATtctgttaaatttttttgaaagagGCCTCTTTCATAGACATGAGctatatggatatataaatgaTCATCTAACCTTCGAGTCTCAATGAGATAAGCAGTCCACATAAAGAAGTATATTATAAGTGAAAAGTCAAAACAATTTGATCAGGTAAATataacaaatcttactggataTGATGACATCCATGCTGGTTTTCTGAAGTATAATGGATTCCCTGAATCACTTAACCCATCTCTGAGAAAAATAACTTACGAATTACAAAAGTATATCGATTTACTTGAAACTCTCGTAATGATAAGTTGATCATATTGGACAAATTAGTACTCACAACCATGCTGGGGGAGGGCAATGAATATGAGTGACCTGGAAATTAGTAATATTAATAACACCTGACCTAAAGAACAAATAAGTATGTTAAAACAATCTTCAAAGAATCCCTGCAGCAAGCACTAAATAAAAATCAACATAATCTTGTCGTAAAAAAGAAGGCATTCCATAGTCCATTAAAACATGGAGAAATTTAGCAAGACGGTGGGGGACTTGATGAATAAGCCTAGAGTGAGGTTCCCATTTAACAATCTAAGCAACAGAGAAAAACTTATAAGCAATAAATAAAAGTCAGCAACCCTTATGTGAGACTAATAACAATTAATTAACTGAAGGTGGGGCATCATAAGATCAGACAATGTAGTTTGACGAACTAATTT
This genomic window from Daucus carota subsp. sativus chromosome 7, DH1 v3.0, whole genome shotgun sequence contains:
- the LOC108193935 gene encoding uncharacterized protein LOC108193935 isoform X2, translating into MESSRNSRMVNALAMTPLQEGHVSYPWEKRMQEMLSVPNSSFFLSVLFLPKSSDANPSRYNDLDDTLARANTWLSASQASGVPVVFMNIQTESLLTKISGDTASSTVNAGSLSDLSNLANASLYGFEDYHGVDIGVVRAVRLWYSPSEGEIPFEIMIEESDTKLGFAISRTEEGFIYISSVSEDVDNAPSTRSGLSNMYREASQANKLLAISRINNQKVLPWIVSATGAIRCFDTVSLSQKFSLHRHAKVPILIHLFLWDRTSTSLTEVRTTGPVLVTEDSNESTDDSTEGSDGVLNRETSAGSSFRFHNFTVPYNWV
- the LOC108193935 gene encoding uncharacterized protein LOC108193935 isoform X1, whose translation is MIMERSNSTASSSSRRSSFNSSSFSSSFSLTRTSKYVLSVECLKGSSKSEEWTDQMLQTGDIVEEFIVGNTVVKSPFKNGSSGVQKILRDYYKSSDTFIRVRVRRGREHELAELQACIVPKETAGGKKKYMVRSIDDPNYAVGFVDRTEAECLALQASRNSRMVNALAMTPLQEGHVSYPWEKRMQEMLSVPNSSFFLSVLFLPKSSDANPSRYNDLDDTLARANTWLSASQASGVPVVFMNIQTESLLTKISGDTASSTVNAGSLSDLSNLANASLYGFEDYHGVDIGVVRAVRLWYSPSEGEIPFEIMIEESDTKLGFAISRTEEGFIYISSVSEDVDNAPSTRSGLSNMYREASQANKLLAISRINNQKVLPWIVSATGAIRCFDTVSLSQKFSLHRHAKVPILIHLFLWDRTSTSLTEVRTTGPVLVTEDSNESTDDSTEGSDGVLNRETSAGSSFRFHNFTVPYNWV